GCATATCCCCGACCTTTGCACGAGAATTAGCTAATAAATTTATTAGTGTAGATTTTCCGCTATTTGGTACACCCAAAATAAATACTCTCAATCTAGGTTTTAACAAACCTTTTTCTAAATCTTTTTTTCTTTTTAATTCTAATTGTGAATTTATGGCACTGAAAATAATTTTTTTACTTTTATTATCTTTTAAATTTACAAAAATCACTTTAGAAGAAGTATTATCAAATCTTTCTAAAATTTTTTGAATCTTACTTTTATCAGCCATATCACTTTTAGTAATAACGAATAATCTTGGTTTTTCTGGTGAAATTTTATCAAATTCTTCATTATAACTACTTATTGGAGCTCTTCCATCTAAAACTATTAAAAATAAATCTGCTAAAACCTGTTTTTCTTTGATTTGTTTAATGGCTTTTGCCATATGTCCTGGAAATCAATTTATCATAGTAAATTAATTATATATGATTTTATTATTTATTATTTACTATGATAAAGCTTTTTTAAGGTCTTAAATCTAAAAAAGTCCA
This genomic interval from Mesomycoplasma molare contains the following:
- the ylqF gene encoding ribosome biogenesis GTPase YlqF, with the protein product MAKAIKQIKEKQVLADLFLIVLDGRAPISSYNEEFDKISPEKPRLFVITKSDMADKSKIQKILERFDNTSSKVIFVNLKDNKSKKIIFSAINSQLELKRKKDLEKGLLKPRLRVFILGVPNSGKSTLINLLANSRAKVGDMPGVTKGQQWINAKDIQLLDTPGILWPKFEDQLIGIKLAIIGSIKPEIIPKKDFFNFGYKLLSNYYPEKIIELGLDPAEDEVEIYNNLYKLAKIKHFLIKNTQPDLEKTMQWFIIYLRKLTNVTYD